A window of Symphalangus syndactylus isolate Jambi chromosome X, NHGRI_mSymSyn1-v2.1_pri, whole genome shotgun sequence genomic DNA:
CATACTCAATAAACACACTTTCAGTAACTAAAAGTTGGATTGTACCCAAGACAGTATTATAAGCAATGTGGGTGGCTTTGTTGCAGTTTTTCCACCTTTACCATGACATTCATCCAAAGTTTCTATTTAGCCATActttttgtttcagaaaattcAAATTAAGTTTCTCAACAAATTTTCTAATGTGCTGTTTTTGATATATGGGTGATTGACTCTACTATATGCAGTTAAGTATGGAGTCATAATCTACACATTAAGATAAGTCCTATTGCTTTAATGCCATGTTTGAAATTTGTACTAATAACACTACATTGATACtgtacattctgtgaaaatgaacAGTAGCTGTGCCAAAAGGAGCATAACATTATTGTCGAATCTTGATTATTCATGTTAATAGAGGTCAGCATTGTTGGAGGCACGTATAGATTCCAGATCAGTACAAATCACTTATATTTACTCCATTGTgacatgtattttattatattttgtgcttatatatgtctatatgtgtgtgtgtgtgtgtgtgtatatatatatatatatatatgtttgagtGTATATGTATCTCAAGTTTTTACCATAATTAACGCTTTTTTCTagggctaattttaaaaatgtgtaattttcattttcttatataaCAGTAGAGGTAGTTAGTGACATGGTAACTCAGAATTTGTCAGTTAGTAATGATATGTCAATAAAATAGACTTGATTTCAAAAACAAGCTTTCATAGTTATGGCTagagaaaggttaaaaaaaacctAACTGGTTATTAAAGGCTTGATTTAGACAGTTGAATAATGTGTTGCTCATGCAAGGACACCATTGCTCCACATCCTAGCAATTTGTCGTCActgtttctgtaattattatgaaaTACTAGGCCTAAActattttatatgtgtgtttttaaagctTGTAGGTAATTGAAAAGACTAGAATGTTTGGAAATCACTAGCATAGATAATTAAGTGGCAATTGGAAAGTTGCAGACTGATGGACAGTTTTTCTACACCACTTTCCTGGTATAAAGTGAAGTTAAATTTTGGACCACTTTCTTATATTTGCAAGATCTTACTGCCATtttgtttgggaaaaaaaatcctatcttCTCCCTTCTCTGATATCTAGGAACAGATCCAAGATATTAAGCAGGGCTTCCTATTTCTTGGTTTGAAGGATATCTTTTGATCAAGGACTTCTGCATTTtggcaattatttattttagttaagtCTCTGGAtggttttatttgtatataaGGGTCCTGTCAACTTTTGTTTGGGAAAGAATTTCATAATTACAGTAATGTCAATATAGCAAcataaatgttttcctttattttcagatCGTAGATGATTTACATGGAGACTGTAGGCCTAGGATTAGaccattgaatttttaaaaatttttactgatATTGACAATGGAAATTTGCCattaaggaaaggaaaatatatatttgcaaaacaaatTTGCACATGAAGAAGGAATTTTAGAACTTTTGCTGTATCATAAATTAAAATCTTATAATTTATatgtgatatttaaaaaatatgtattaggtaaattgtttttcttcctaaaaCCTTTACATGAAGCCAGGCAGTGTTGTGAACTATTCCTTTTCTAGATTGAGAATTTGAGCATAACAAACTGTTAGCTTCTAATAATTCAGTGATAATTTCAGGAGAAGGAACTAGAAAATAAGATTACCAGTTATCATTGCATGTTGTATCACTTCATGTAGCATCTTGCTCTTTCCAGTGTTCTAAAGATGCTATATAGATCATTTCATTCGATAGATAAATTACCAAATTCTGAAAGCCTGATTTGTAGTCAGTTTGGTCCATCCATTTTTAAGGATCGATTTGGATATTTACGTATCTGATCAAACTGTATAAACATTAGTGATtaaagtggcttaaaacaagcaTCCTATTTCATGGGTCATTTCatcatacaataaaaataaatactcagtctgtagttcatatttctaGGGATTACATACAGAGAAACAGAATAGGTTTAATTTTTCCTTCTCACTAACACAGATATGCTGTTGCTTAATTGGCCTTTTGCAAAATGCATGAACTATCAAAGTAGTCGATGTAGATGTCAAATAAGATGATTCTGTTTGCTCTAGTTCTACTAGGGAAATACATAAtactaaatttcaaatatttatattctgtttGATAGCTCCTTAGATAGGCAAAATATGAATACTGTCCACAGAAATCTGTCTTAGGcttcatattgttttttatttctggaagtcAGGAACAAATGCCTAACCCCAAAACTATGTCCATGTTGAATGTTATTTACTTTCCTAGATTTATTTGTTTAGACAGCTTATTAGCGTACTTGAAGATCCATGTAATCACTGTGATTGTACATAGCATAATTATATCTACTTGCATTTATAGttactatatattataaaatgttagCTTCCTAACATTCCCTAAACTATAAAATTATCTGAGCATATTATATCGCAAATCTGcagtgaacattttttaaagcttagGAATCTTATGGGTTTATATATTCCcataagaatatattaaaaatttatatatataaaatttatatataatattatatttaatttataatattaataaatattatataaatattataattaataatataatatattgtaactattaattatataatataattataaaataattattaataataattaatataattaattattattaataattgatattatattatatatattatatataatattatatattgattatataatatatttaataatatatataatatatatattgattatataatataattaaaataattaatgatataattaataattatattgattatataatataattaaaataattaatgatataattaataattatatatagataatataatataatatataattatatataaaaaattatatataaattctaCAAATTTAGTAGTCtcatctgtttttcattttaaattgacATTCCTTcaactaacattttttaaagagctaCTGGGCACATAGAAGAGGTGATAAATTAGATACTTTCCTTATTAAGGAATTAAAGGAGCTCATATTCTAACAGAAGACTTCAGTAATATTCTTTTAAGTAAGAGCAGTTATATAGGAGAAACTGAAAAGTATATGAGAGAGTGATCTGATGCTTTTGGGattaaagattatatatattgTTTGTGAACACTATGCCATTGAGTCCGTTGGTTCTAACACAGAGACATGTTATCTGGTCTCACTTTACAATCATGATAATTAATCTCAATGATACATTATGGTTATCCCATGAACAAAATTTATATCACCAAAGAAATACCATCATTATGGTATTTACATGAAGCAAGATTGAAAAAGGCTACCATTTTATATCAACAGTCAttacaacttcagcaaattcctgagaaatctgttTGCATTCATCAATGTATCTAACATCTTTGACATAATAATTGTggcttttatttcacttttatatttaaacatgATTAAATATATTGGTAATTTCCTTCCTAGTATTATCATGATTTATGTTGAGGGTAagtctatttttaactttttcatatgctttagCATTGGTTTTAAGGTGCTAACATATTTCTTCCCAATATTTTGCTTGCTGTCTAGTGATCTACTGACTTCACAATGTCTGAAATCAGATTCACCAGTCTCACTTGGGATCAAGTTATAACACTCGATCAAGTGTTAGATGAAGTAATTCCAATTCATGGAAAGGGGAATTTCCCCACAATGGAGGTAAAACCAAAAGACATCATTCATGTTGTGAAAGATCAACTCATAGGGCAAGGAATTATTATTAAAGATGCCAGATTGAATGGTTCCATAGCAAGTTACATACTTGCAAGCCGTAATGGAATCAGCTATAAGGATCTGGACGTTATTTTTGGTGTTGAGCTTCCAAGTAACGAAGAATTTCAGGTTGTTAAGGATGCAGTTCTAGGCTGTCTACTTGACTTTTTACCAAAAGGTGTAAAGAAGGAAAAGATCTCCCCAGATATCATGAAAGAGGCTTACGTACAGAAATTCGTCAAGGTTTGCAATGAGCATGATTGTTGGAGTCTTATCTCCCTTTCAAATAACACTGGGAAGAATTTAGAACTAAAATTTGTGAGTTCGCTCAGACGGCAGTTTGAATTTAGTGTAGATTCCTTTCAAATTGTTTTGGATCCCATGTTAGACTTCTACAGTGACAAAAATGCCAAGCTAACCAAAGAATCCTATCCTGTTGTGGTAGCTGAAAGCATGTATGGAGACTTCCAGGAAGCAATGACACATTTGCAACACAAGCTCATATCTACCAGGAAACCTGAAGAGATTAGAGGTGGTGGCCTTCTGAAGTACTGCAACTTGCTGGTTCATGGCTTCAAGCCAGCCTGTATGTCAGAAATCAAAAACCTAGAACGTTATATGTGCTCTAGattctttattgattttccttATATAgaagaacagcaaaagaaaattgaATCATACCTCCACAACCATTTCATAGGTGAAGGAATGACCAAATATGACTACCTTATGACCTTGCATGGAGTTGTGAATGAAAGCACCGTTTGCCTCATGAATTATGAAAGAAGACAGATTCTCCACCTGATCACCATGATGGCTTTGAAAGTACTTGGAGAACTAAATATTCTACCCAATGCAGAAAAGGTAACTTGCTTTTATCAGCCTGCTCCGTACTTTGCAGCTGAGGCAGGGTACCCTATTTATGTAATATCTGAGCCATCCCCCATTATCTTCCAGCCATACTACCCACTGCAGTTtcgtgggtcaaatggtattggttaaaaaatacacatgcaaCCATGAAAACTTTGATTTAATTAAACAGCACTTAAAAGCAAGTTTCCAAATGTAAAACTCaagatctgtttttatttttgtacagttaCCAATTTTTTTCAATTACAGTTGATGGAATAGTAGTTACCAACTATTTTTGATCAATTAAGCCATCACAGTAAATACAATATCTATAAACCAACcactttaaatgtttttcagatGTTATTGACTAGCTATAATAACTTTCAAATGTTGTGTTCCTCTTGATATGATTTTCAAATCTTTTGACTACTTGTGACTTTCAAATTTACCGTGACAAATATATTAGAGATGCCTGCATCTTGGACTAAAACATAAAAGGACagattcatgttttaaaattaagatgtaCAGTGAAGTATCACATTTTTTATATTCAGTCAGTTCCTttattacatttagttctttttttctattgaataaTACCATCAATAATTTTTCAGTACTTGACAGAAATGCCTAATTTCAAAAGCAACAGATTCAGAAGACATTAAAACCCTGGActtttcaagctttttttttttgacaattaaATTGGGTTGGATACAAAAATCCTACTGTAGTTTAAAGGAATACTGGAAAAAAATGGTTCTGGAAAGCGCTGGACATTAGTAATCTGTCATctatataataaaacatttagttAATTTGTGGATTTGAATAACAATACCATACAGTTGTGCAACTACTACTGAGATCAGACACagggtttttttcccctcaaaataAGTTAAAACGAATGAAAATGACCAACTCTGAATGTGAAAGCTTTCTATCATCATCTACAAAGAGACTCTAAATGGCAAACAGGAAAAAACAGGCAGAGGTTTATAGCCATAGCATTTACCATTTTATGGCCTATTTGAAAAACATCTTTATGTTGAGAAACATTCCATTTCagtaagttaaaatattttcattgtaacTAAATGAAGCAGGTTTTTCATTTTGCCTTTaccaaagatctttttttttttttttgagacggagtctggctctgtcgcccaggctggagtgcagtggcacaatctcggctcactgcaagctctgcctcccgggttcacgccattctcctgcctcagcctcccgagtagctgggactactggcgcccgccaccacgcctggctaatttttttgtattttttttagtagagacggggtttcactgtggtctcgatctcctgaccttgttatctgcccgcctcggcctgcgaaagtgctgggattgcaagcgtgagccaccgtgcccggccccaaagaTCATTTTCTAACATGCCACTCAAGTGCCTCTTCGTGTGAATTTTTGCATAACACtataatttattcaacaactGTGTACATTTacaatatatctaaatatatacttACTACATCGAGTATACTGCTAGAAAAATCTACCAGTgggattaaaaatgtattttcttcccataatgaaaataattcatgACCAATATTACCTGAAGTGTCAGACGGGGAGCTGTCTTAAATGAATATGGATCAGGCCATTGGAAAACTTCAATATTTCCATTTGGTTATGATTTTTTGTGAGTTTCCATTTCAGTTTTTATTGACCATCACATTTTCTATCACAACATGACCGGACAGTTGTATCCTGATAATTTGCCAGTTATAGACTGTGCTTAACTTATATTCACTGTATTACAATATTGGACAGAAGTACACCAAATATGGCATTTTCAAATAACCAATATTTCTGAGATGTTTTATACCACAGCACAAGTGGCcatcagtatatttttaaagaattatatatCACAGAACCCTGAGGCTTTAAAACACTATGGACTTACCACTTTCTTGACAAATAAAGAATttgtaaatacaataaaatattgagaAATGAAAGGACTATGATTGTGATGTCGTGGGTATAGATTCAGTAGGTTCAATATTTTCCAGAGTGGTATTTGATACTGAATAGCAGAATTCTGAAGCTATTTGGAAATATCTCATACCCCATGTGCTCCCATAGCTTTCTTTGATCCCATTGAGAATTTAAACTCCTTCTTtcctaaaaaacaaattatttatggTATTCTCCTAAAGCTTTAAGTCCTGATGGAAGAATGGCCTGAAAGCTAGGTATGTTCTCCCAACATTTTAAGCATGTATTTCCCTTGTAAAAGCAAAGCTCTCAGAACTGCTATCTATGACTTTCTCAAGAGAAGGAATTTAAACCTCTTGAATGGGGATGGTATCACTGAAGAAAAAGCTGTAGCTTTATTTCTCATGGCTTGCTTTCTATAGATACCGTTACCAAGCTAGTACTTTGGTCCCAACCAACCAGAAAAATATCAGTCTTCAATAGTGTATGAATATCTCTCCAGGATTAGGCTAGTTCCCTTGAGAAGGAGTATTATTTCATTCTGCTCATTAGGGTAGTAAATGGAaaagtttttctataaattaatgAATGCTAGCCTCTTTGCCAAAAGGAGTTAatagaagttattttttaaaaaccctactCTAAAGCATATGACATCCCATTACCAGAGAGAAACAGTATTATCTTTGCCTGTTTAATATGTAGCCATTTTATTTTGTACAAATGCAATACTGAGTCTTGGTTTAGGAAGTTTTTTTTTCAGGAActtaaccaaaaccaaaaaagaaagcaatttttaatataattctaacattcatatctgTGAGACAAATTTTGTCAGCtacagatacatattttttaaaccagAATATTCTTGTATTTCAAAAATATCCACACATTATTATCAAAGTTCTACAAGTAGggtatttataacttttaaagttttatatattcTTCTAATAGTGACTCATGCCCAATTTAGTTGAACAGAATTGAAAGAGAAGGATTAACTAGTTGATTTAATTTAGAGAAAAGCCAGCTAAATTCAAGACAAAAATATCAGAGCTAGAAATGTCAACTTCCCCTCAAAACTGGGAAAGCCTTCTGTGCCCAAATTCCATCTTCTTACATCAGCAAAGATCTATTAAAATACATTCAAATTAAAGAGtttaaaatttgtctttaaaGTCACAGTTTAGTTATGCAttgataaaaataagataaaaaatgccTCAGATACAattaaaaatcctttttattCAGTGCATCTATTACCTGGAAGTAGTCgttcaactttaaaaatatggGAGGTTAAAGCATATAATTGAGAACATTGTTGAAGTTTTAAAGTTTCCAatacttttcaaaattatattgatGTAAGAGTGCATACGTCTCAATCATTgaagattttcaaaaatataatttacattgtaaattaacattaaaacaggaTTGGGAGATATGTAGAACtataatttgataaatattttcatgaaGACCACTTTGATAAGGCATCAAACCCAACATTTTAACCTAATCTGGGACTTAGTTCCTTTAccattgtaaaataaaatgcatttaacttttttttttagttgtgctCTCCATTTGGTGGTTATATTCTGTAAGTTATATGTTAAAATTTATGTAATAAGCATTTGGAAATTTTATTGCTGACCCACTGctccatttaatgaatatttgttcAGCACATATTGAAAGTAGCAAATCTGTTGGGATTTCAGTGTTTTTCTCTTAAGTGCTTCATTAAGGAAAcagtttttcttgaattttacaAGTTTTAACAAAAAACATAGTATTTAGAATATATGCTATTTGGAAGCCAATTTCGCACGTAACTCGTGATCTTTGAGCGTAacacataatttctttttcttttttatggggGAATGTAAGgtgattttttcaaaattttcatgtTTAAGGCAGTGCTACATGGatgtatttgttttaaacaacaacaaaaacacacttTTTGTCTATATGTAACTCTTGAAAGAGCAAAAGATAGACAATAGATGAGCAGCTGAATTTTATGTGCAGTGTTTTTTATGGCCCATCAAATAAACCAAACCTCCCTGTCCTAGAAAAATAGTATCATATAGATAATACATTTTAGTTGCTCAGAGCAAAATAACTAGCCCCTGTAAATGCATAAAATGACCTTTCTAAGAAAGAAACGTCTTCAGAGGGCCCtctttgaaaaaatttttcttcttaatttccaaattaaaattgATGAGTCGAATAACACAACCCAAGTAATGTCATGGTAATTTTTTTGACAATTCACTTGTTATATATTTCAGATGGTAGAATTTGAACCATTCTCTAAAATGCTAATAAGTAGTCCACCTTATGTTATGAATAGACATGGTTCAGTCACACCTGGTCCTTTGGCTCaactagagaacccagaaacatgGGATTGAATTCTTGTTTTAGTATTTGTATAACTCCAATATCAGTGGGGAACCTTGATCTTCATGAAAATGACAGTAGAAATAGTATGAGTGTTCACACTAATATTCTATTcagtaattttacttttattataggAGGACAACATAAATAAAACTTGTCTATATAGCAGGTGGCTTTAatcccaaaaggaaaaataatacaggCATTGTCATATTTTTAACTTGTAAAATCAGAGTTAAAAAGGACATTCTTCTATTATGTGTAGTAGTCActtccaatatttttaaaataaaaattgatattaGATAGCCATtacatgtatgtatttgttttaaaagttattataaatGTTCACTTCTCTCCAGTAAAATTAAAGATTCAACACAAACATATGTTTGCagatatttgaacaaacagaattgtaaataattttctctaagcttattcttttcttattcatttcCCACTCAGTGACTATAATTCCTTTCACTAATGTTTTCTTTAATGCTAAACAATTGAATTTGAATTAACTGAAACTTCAGACACATCTTTAAGATAAATACCTACGG
This region includes:
- the TENT5D gene encoding terminal nucleotidyltransferase 5D, whose amino-acid sequence is MSEIRFTSLTWDQVITLDQVLDEVIPIHGKGNFPTMEVKPKDIIHVVKDQLIGQGIIIKDARLNGSIASYILASRNGISYKDLDVIFGVELPSNEEFQVVKDAVLGCLLDFLPKGVKKEKISPDIMKEAYVQKFVKVCNEHDCWSLISLSNNTGKNLELKFVSSLRRQFEFSVDSFQIVLDPMLDFYSDKNAKLTKESYPVVVAESMYGDFQEAMTHLQHKLISTRKPEEIRGGGLLKYCNLLVHGFKPACMSEIKNLERYMCSRFFIDFPYIEEQQKKIESYLHNHFIGEGMTKYDYLMTLHGVVNESTVCLMNYERRQILHLITMMALKVLGELNILPNAEKVTCFYQPAPYFAAEAGYPIYVISEPSPIIFQPYYPLQFRGSNGIG